CGCGCGCGGTGGTGCGGTTGTGTGCCACGACGGTGTAGCCGTGGTCGTTCATATTGAGGATGAGATTCTGGCCCATTACGGCCAGTCCGATGAGAGCGATATCGCCTTGGGGTTCCATTAGATTGCGTCACACGGTTCGTGCGAAGCGCGAACGATTACCTAAGCGGGCGCCGGATAAAAGCCAATTTTTGAAAAAAAGAGTGAAAAATGGGTCAAAAGAGTTGTAGGCGCTCATCGCTTTCTAAAGCAGCTTCGAGATTTTGCCAACCGGCTTCGTTCATATTGTGGAAGGCGTGGAGATAAAGGACAACCACGTCGCGCTCGTGATTGGCGAGGAGCGTCTCCAGTGCTGCGGCGAGAGCATCGTCGGCGATGGTTTTAGGTAAATCTTCAACGACGCCTTCCTCGTGTTCAATGCCGAGTGCATCGAGAAATTGAGTAAGAAGGCCAATCTGATGTTTGAGCAGCCAACCGCGCAGGAGCGATCCGGCAGCTTCATCGAAGGCGGGTTTGGACATGGCTTGCACCATGGTTTTGTGACGGGTGGGTTTGGGCTGGCGTTTGAGAAATTGCGGGCGCATGCCGCGCAGTCGGGCGACAGCGCTGAGGGTGGCCTCGTAGAGGTCGCGGTTGTCCTCGGCGGTGTCGGCGAGAATGCGGTGGGCCAATTCAGGTGAGATAAACCCAATCAATTCGTATGAACTCAGCATGGTTTAAATAGCGGTGAGGGTGATGCTGTGGCGTTGGGCCAGAGCGTCTACTTCCGGTTCGTCCAGCAACAGTGTGCGATCGGCCTCGAAGGCGAGCGCGCAGATGTTGGCGGAGGCGCAGGTTTCCAGAGTTCGGGCGCCGAGGCAAGGAATATCAAAGCGCAAGTCGTGGCCGGGCTTGGGGATTTTAACGGCGATCGCACCCTCTGCCAACTCACCGCCACGCGTGAGGCAGGCGTCGGTGCCTTCGAGGCCTTCGACGGCGAGTACAGTGCCGTTTTTGACAACGACGGTTTGGCCGATCTCGAGTCGGCTGGTTTCGCGGGCGATGCGGAGGCCGTATTCAATGTCGGCGCGGACTGCATCGGTGGCATCAGGGCCGAGTTGAAAACCGGCGGTGGGCATAGCGGGCTTGAGCCACGGGGTGGCTTCGATGAGCGTGATGCCGTCCTTTGCCAGTTCATCGGCGATGCCTCCAAATAGGGAGTGGGCGTTTTTCTCAGGCAAACTGGCAAGCAGTTTAATGGCGCGCAGATCGGGGCGTAGGTCAAAAAGATTCTTGGGCGCAATTTGGCCAACCATCACGCATTGAGTGACATTGTGTTTTTGGAACACCTCCACCAGCTTATTGAGCTGCCCGACGCGAAGCCATTCGATCACATCCACCAGATCAGCCAGTTCCGGCTCCGTTTCATCGGTGAAGGCAGCGGCCACGAGATGCTGGACGCCGGCGGCACGGGCTTCGCGTGCGAGGATGCGGGGCAGGGTGCGGTTGCCGGCGATGATGCCTAGCGTGTCCGTGGTGTCAGCCATGGGCGGGAGGTTAACAGGATGAGTAGTTTGGCACAAAAAAAAAGCCCCGCCGGTTTAGGGCGGGGCGGTCAAAAAGGAGATGTTATTTGGAACCGTCTTCGGGGATTTGGAAGTTATCGGTGCCTTCCATCATCAGGGCAATGGCGAGCCGCAGTTGGCGTTGCTCACGATCCAAGTCCTTGGAATCTTTACCAGCAAGCTCCTTGAGGATCTCATTGGCGTGTTGCAGCTTAGTTAGTACGTTCCGGGATTGATCAGCCAGCGTGCCTTTATTGGTGATTTCGGTTTCATCCATAAACCGCACCAATTCAGATTGCAAACCGTCAGCGAGAATATTGAAGGCGTCTTCATCATCCGAATTTTCAGCGAATTTGGCGACGGCACTTTTGTTGTTTTCAAGATAGATATCAACGGTTTCGCCGAGTTCGGTGGTGGAATCTTGCAGCACCTGTAGGGTCCAGTTTTCCACACGTTTTTCCATGCTATTACCCAATTTGTAGGTGTCCTCGTCTTCAGCCCATTTAGGGATTTCTTTGAGGTTTGCTTTCAGATCGGCTACCCAGCTTTCCCAAGTGACTTTTTCACTTCTGATGGTGGAATCAGTTTGTTCGGTGAGAGCACGAAGGACCACGCCGGGTGCTTTGTCCGGATCGGTTAGCACGTTGGCTACTTTGAGACTATCCTTTGAGAGTGCAGTGTATTTTTCCACTTTGCCTTTGTACAGGTCCGTGAAAGTTCCGGCAACATCGAGGGCATCATCTACGAATAGTCGATTGAGTAGCACAAAATACAGTGTGACGAGTGACAGCACCACGATCGTGACGATGACATTGTTTTTGTAGGACCGCTCCAGGCGGTTGCGGGTGGTTTCCACAAATTCTTCCGCGATGTGGATTTCTTGAGGTTTAGAATCGTTGCTCATGATTATGAAATGATTAGGTTGGGTTTGAATTATTGATCAATGCTGTCGTCGATGTTTTGCTTCAGATCATCCACCGTGGTGACGAGTAATTCGAGTACGGAGGAGACTAACATCAAGCCCGCTTGCATATTACTATCCACGGTGATTTGGTTCGCTTCTTTAGCGTGGATGGTTTGGAGATGTTTGTTGATTGCGTCCACCACTGTGATGTGGTCGGCAAAGAGTGAGATTAAAACCTCATCACCGCGTTCCTCGGCAATTCGGCCGAAGGCGGCGATCATTTGATTTTGTTTTTCCTCGTTGAGATTGGGGAAGAGCTCACGCAGTTTTTCATCACGATCTTTTAGGATTTCAACCAGTTGATTCCTGGCGCTCAAGGCAACGCGATCAGGGATATGTTCCAGCCCGCTCAATTGTGAACGGAAGTTGGTGGCAATCTTGTCGAAGCGTTCGCCGCCGGTCACAATCTCCTGGATTGCCGTTGCGGTGTTTTGAGCTTCAGGCAGCATTTGCTGAACATCTTCCACAATTTGCATGGCCGGCTTTGCCGCACGTTGCACTTTGTTGATGATGTTGATGACGCCAAGGGCGATGATGAGCAGGGTGCCGACTACCATGCCCCAACGAAGGAGGCGGATTTTGTGTTCAAATTCCGTGATCTCAGCAAGTTGATATTCAACTGAATTTTCGGAATCATGAGTGGATTCGTTTTCGTTTTCGTTTTCGTTTTCGTGTTCAGACATAGGTTGCTTGTATTGGGTTGGGTTGTGACAAACAGTGGTCGGTGAAAGTGAATGGCTTTGAGGAAAACTTGTCAATAACGTTTTTCGTTAATTATTTGGATGGGTTGACAGTGCCTTGCTGGTGGGGGACTATCAGAAATGAGTGACACCATTTTTCCCCGAAGCCCCCGTGAAACCATGGCAGGCTGGATATATTTGCCCCGTCTGATCGACAAGATTCGCCTGAATTTAGCGGGTAAACTACACGAAGACTACCAGCCTAATTTCCTCCACCGTGGCTTTGATGGCAAATGGTTTGAATCCGCCGGAGTGGATGCGGGCGACCTTACCGCTCTGGTGGCCGCCAGCGATACGGACGGGCAAGTGGCCGATTGGGTGCGGCATAACGTCAATGCCCGGCTCGATTCCGCCGTTCAAGCGGCTTTCAATGATGCGGTGGGCAACTATGGCGCGGATGAATCTGATGCCGACTTGCGCGCCCGCCTCGCCCAACGCAAGGAAGACGCCGGAATGGGAGCCCGCAATGATATTCAGTGCTTCGTTGATTTCATCGACGCTGACGAGGGGCGTTTGTAAAAAAAACACGGATTGCACAAAGGCAATCCGTGTTTCAATTCTGATGAGAATTGAGGGGGGTCGGGGAAATCAGATCTTGATTTCTGGCACCACGAAGGGCTTGCGATATTCGCGGGTGAGCATTTTGCTTGCCGCGTTGTTGCCGGAAAAGGTTTCGGCTTTGCCGTCCATCTTCAGCTCCGAGCCGAGGGTGAGCGGGGTGGCTTTCAAGTCCACTTCGTTTTTTGCAGCCAAGTGATCGATCATCCGATCCACCGCTTCGGTGCCGCCGAAATCTTTTTTCACAAAGTTCCGGATGTCTTCCACGTTGGCATCGTCGCCCAGTCGATGACTGATGTTGCCGGTGTGGCATAAGGCACTGGATAAATGGCCCTCTAAAATTTCGGCGTTGAGGTCCTTCGGGTTACGGCTGCGCACGGCATCGATGAAGTTGCCAAAGTGGTCGCCGCCGCCGTTGAACTCCTTGATTTTCTTGTCGTCGTTATCGTAGACCTGCACCGAGCCGTAGCCACGTACAGCGACCCAGCCTTTTTCGCATTCCACAAACACCGCGACGCTGCCACCGCGGTAGGTCGGTAAATTCCTTGCGCCCAGTTTTGAGGCAAGCCCACGCACCTCAAAGATCAGCGGGGCGGTGTTGTAGTCGTGATAAATAACCTGCGTGTTCGCCGTCTCGCCATCGTCCTTATAACCGAGCCGACCGCCAACGCTCCAGATGCGCGGTGAAAGTTCCATCTCGCCGAGGAACCACCGGGCGATATCCATTTGGTGGATGCCCTGGTTGCCCAGATCGCCATTGCCGTAATCCCACATCCAGTGCCAGTCGTAATGCAGCCGGCCGCGGGTGAGTGGTTTCTTGGGCGCGGGGCCGAGCCAAAGGTTGTAATCAATCTCTTCTGGCACGGGTTTGGTTTCGGCGATGTCCCCGATGCTCGGCCGGCGCTTGTAGCAAAGGCCACGCGACACTTTGATCTTGCCGAGGTTGCCCGCTTGCACCCATTTCACGGCGTCTTGAATGCATTTGCTGCTGCGGGCTTGCGTGCCGGTTTGCACAATTTTTTTGTATTTGCGCGCGGCGTTCACCAATTGCCGGCCTTCCCAGACATTGTGGCTCACAGGTTTTTCCACATAAACATCTTTGCCCGCCTGGATGGCCCAGATGGCGGCGAGGCTGTGCCAATGGTTTGGCGTGGCGATGGTGACCACATCCAGGTCTTTGTTTTCGAGCATCTGTCGGATGTCGGTGTAGCCGGTGACGCCGTGTTTGGTGGTGCCGGCGTTGAGCACTTTGTTGTCCACATCGCACAGCGCGGTGAGTTTCGCCCCTTTGTTTTTGCCAATGTAACTAATGTGACTGCCGCCCCGCCCGCGGAAGCCCACGGTGCCGCACTGCAATGTTTCGTTGGCTCCGTTTACTTGGGCCCAGCTCTTAGCGGTCCAAGCCACCGTGGTGCCGGTGTAAAGGGAGGTTTTGAGGAATGATCGACGGGTTTGTTTGTTCATAGTGTGTGTGTGCGTTGAAGTTAAACTTATTTGCCTTTTGGCGCAACCCATTCGCGATAGTGCGCTTCAATTTTCTTAGCCTCGCCTTTGCCCGAGTGCCAGTAGAATCGATATTTGAATGCGAGCAACTCGCCTTTATTCAATGTCACATTGCCGGCATTTTTATCTTTCAGGCGTTCAAAATGGTGTTTGCCAAAAATATTCGCAGTACAGAGGCCGTATGATCGGGCGTGCCAACTGGTGGGATGCTTCGGATTTCCGGGGTGGTCAAAAATGGAAACGCCGAGCAACGTGCCTTCCACGCGTCCGGAGTAATCCACCCACTTCGCGCGCTTGCCCCACAGCGCCGCGCCGGTGTCGCCTTCGCTGTTAAGCATATAACCTTCGGCTTTTATTTTTGACGTGCCGTGCGGGGTGACGCACATGCTGTCGGGGACACGGATGCCCATTCCCGCGTCCTTGTCATCCATCAACACGATCTTCCCGTGTGAGGCATGGATGGTGATTGAGTAGTCAACGATGCGGAAATTTTTGCCGGCGTCGAACCGGATTTCGCGGCTGTCGGTCGCAATGATTTCGCCCGCCTTGCTCACCCATTTATTTTGGGTATGAATGATTCCCTGTTTATCAAAGCGCACCTTCGTCATGATTTGTTTGCCGCTGTTTGTCGTTTCTCCCCAAAAATCATGTGAGCCATTGTCCTTGCCTCCGCGCACAAAGCGATGTCCCCAAAATAAACTTCGATGGTGTTTGTGGTCATTCGATTCGCCGACTGCGGCCGGCTCCATCGGATAGCGCCGCGTGAGGCCCTTGCCATCGAGCCAACGGAGCGGATACAACGCCGGTTTTGGAACCCCTTTGTATTGATAGCTGGTGAACAGTTTCCCATTGATGGTGACATCAATGCGGCCTTCGGCTTGGGAGAGGGTGATGCCATCGGCAAATCGCTGAGTGGTCAGCAATGCTGTGGCCAAAAAGAAAAATCCCGCGGAGCGTTTCATAGCGTGGCTGTATGCTAGGCTGCGAGGTGTAAGGGTCAACGAAAATGTGTCATAATCAGCCGCCCGGCTGGAGGACTGCGCTGGCGGGGAGCCAGCCCTGGCGGCCGGTGGGATCCTGAGCAAGAATCCATTTCGCGCCGTTCGCGTCATGGGTGTTCCGTACGCGCAGCTCAGCGCCGTCGAACCATTTGAATTGTTCCGGTGAAGCCTCCACTGGCCCGTAACGCACGGAAACTTGATCTTGCACGACCACCGCCCACGGTTGGGCCGCCTTAATCCGCCAACTTACAATCGCCAGCGCCGCCAATACCAACGCTGCCGCGCCGAGCACAGGCCGCACCACTGCGCCGCGTTTGCGCCATTGCGGGCGCCAGTTGATCGCCGCCAGCCACAGCCACCAGATCGTGAGCAATGCCGATGACGTGAGGGTCCATTCGTTCAGGGTGAAATAGCCGGTCAGCCGTCGCCAGAAACCGGCCTTGGGCGGGGTGCCGTTGTGGACTTCATCCTGCACTCGTTTGAGGTTGGATTGCGCGCCGGTATCGCGCGGGTTCAATGTGAGTGCGCGCCGATAATGGAAAATCGCGCGGCCCAATTCCTTCGCCTCGTACGACGCGTGGGCGAGGTTGAAATGCAATGCAGTGGAGGTGCGGCCTGTTTTCAGTTGCGATTGATAATGGGTGATGGCCGCCGGAAAGTCCCCCGCTTCAAATGCGGCATTACCTTTTGAAAAATCAGAATCGTTTTCACCCGCGTGGAGCGTTACCGCGAG
The genomic region above belongs to Limisphaerales bacterium and contains:
- a CDS encoding DUF5069 domain-containing protein; the encoded protein is MAGWIYLPRLIDKIRLNLAGKLHEDYQPNFLHRGFDGKWFESAGVDAGDLTALVAASDTDGQVADWVRHNVNARLDSAVQAAFNDAVGNYGADESDADLRARLAQRKEDAGMGARNDIQCFVDFIDADEGRL
- a CDS encoding LpxI family protein, translating into MADTTDTLGIIAGNRTLPRILAREARAAGVQHLVAAAFTDETEPELADLVDVIEWLRVGQLNKLVEVFQKHNVTQCVMVGQIAPKNLFDLRPDLRAIKLLASLPEKNAHSLFGGIADELAKDGITLIEATPWLKPAMPTAGFQLGPDATDAVRADIEYGLRIARETSRLEIGQTVVVKNGTVLAVEGLEGTDACLTRGGELAEGAIAVKIPKPGHDLRFDIPCLGARTLETCASANICALAFEADRTLLLDEPEVDALAQRHSITLTAI
- a CDS encoding tetratricopeptide repeat protein, whose product is MKILLLLPMLAVTLHAGENDSDFSKGNAAFEAGDFPAAITHYQSQLKTGRTSTALHFNLAHASYEAKELGRAIFHYRRALTLNPRDTGAQSNLKRVQDEVHNGTPPKAGFWRRLTGYFTLNEWTLTSSALLTIWWLWLAAINWRPQWRKRGAVVRPVLGAAALVLAALAIVSWRIKAAQPWAVVVQDQVSVRYGPVEASPEQFKWFDGAELRVRNTHDANGAKWILAQDPTGRQGWLPASAVLQPGG
- a CDS encoding PmoA family protein, with the protein product MKRSAGFFFLATALLTTQRFADGITLSQAEGRIDVTINGKLFTSYQYKGVPKPALYPLRWLDGKGLTRRYPMEPAAVGESNDHKHHRSLFWGHRFVRGGKDNGSHDFWGETTNSGKQIMTKVRFDKQGIIHTQNKWVSKAGEIIATDSREIRFDAGKNFRIVDYSITIHASHGKIVLMDDKDAGMGIRVPDSMCVTPHGTSKIKAEGYMLNSEGDTGAALWGKRAKWVDYSGRVEGTLLGVSIFDHPGNPKHPTSWHARSYGLCTANIFGKHHFERLKDKNAGNVTLNKGELLAFKYRFYWHSGKGEAKKIEAHYREWVAPKGK
- a CDS encoding Gfo/Idh/MocA family oxidoreductase, translated to MNKQTRRSFLKTSLYTGTTVAWTAKSWAQVNGANETLQCGTVGFRGRGGSHISYIGKNKGAKLTALCDVDNKVLNAGTTKHGVTGYTDIRQMLENKDLDVVTIATPNHWHSLAAIWAIQAGKDVYVEKPVSHNVWEGRQLVNAARKYKKIVQTGTQARSSKCIQDAVKWVQAGNLGKIKVSRGLCYKRRPSIGDIAETKPVPEEIDYNLWLGPAPKKPLTRGRLHYDWHWMWDYGNGDLGNQGIHQMDIARWFLGEMELSPRIWSVGGRLGYKDDGETANTQVIYHDYNTAPLIFEVRGLASKLGARNLPTYRGGSVAVFVECEKGWVAVRGYGSVQVYDNDDKKIKEFNGGGDHFGNFIDAVRSRNPKDLNAEILEGHLSSALCHTGNISHRLGDDANVEDIRNFVKKDFGGTEAVDRMIDHLAAKNEVDLKATPLTLGSELKMDGKAETFSGNNAASKMLTREYRKPFVVPEIKI